A single region of the Rhodospirillaceae bacterium genome encodes:
- a CDS encoding phosphoglycerate kinase: MSPYRTIDDLESGTSRVLVRADLNVPMKDGIITDSTRIDRTVPTLLELAEKGIGVIVLSHFGRPKGQRVEEMSLKPVAQGLSKALEGRNVTFADDCIGPDAKEVVSQMKPGEIVLLENLRFHAEEEKNDPGFAAELAALGDAYVSDAFSCAHRAHASTEALARLLPAAAGRLMQTELEALSNALENPTPPVAALVGGAKISSKMEVLGNLSRKVDFLIIGGAMANTFLHAQGINVGKSLCEHDMADAARDILAAAAKTSCQVVLPTDAVIAREFKEGATSEACALDAIPEDAMILDIGPKSIAALKDILGGCKTLVWNGPMGAFEISPFDVGTNAVAQEAARLTKAGTLLSVAGGGDTVAALANAGTENDFSYISTAGGAFLEWLEGKTLPGVAVLRK; the protein is encoded by the coding sequence ATGTCCCCATACAGAACCATCGATGATTTAGAGAGCGGCACGTCGCGCGTTCTTGTTCGTGCCGACCTTAATGTGCCCATGAAGGATGGGATAATTACAGATTCCACACGCATAGACCGAACCGTCCCGACCCTTTTAGAACTGGCCGAAAAGGGAATTGGCGTTATTGTCCTATCTCATTTTGGACGCCCTAAAGGTCAGCGCGTTGAGGAAATGAGTTTAAAGCCCGTCGCCCAGGGCCTCAGCAAAGCGTTAGAGGGAAGAAACGTCACCTTCGCAGATGATTGCATCGGACCTGACGCGAAAGAGGTCGTTTCTCAAATGAAACCAGGAGAGATCGTCCTGCTTGAGAACCTTCGCTTTCACGCGGAAGAAGAAAAGAATGACCCTGGCTTCGCCGCCGAACTGGCCGCCCTTGGAGATGCCTATGTTAGTGATGCTTTTTCGTGCGCACACCGTGCCCACGCTTCAACTGAAGCCTTAGCACGGCTGCTGCCAGCTGCTGCGGGTCGCCTGATGCAGACCGAGTTAGAAGCTCTCTCCAATGCCCTTGAAAATCCAACGCCTCCTGTCGCGGCGCTTGTCGGGGGTGCTAAAATTTCGTCGAAGATGGAAGTCCTGGGCAATCTCTCCCGTAAAGTTGATTTCCTCATCATCGGCGGTGCGATGGCTAATACGTTCTTGCATGCCCAAGGCATTAATGTCGGAAAATCACTTTGCGAACACGATATGGCCGATGCGGCACGGGATATTCTTGCTGCCGCTGCTAAAACATCATGCCAGGTGGTTCTGCCAACCGATGCGGTCATTGCCCGTGAATTCAAAGAAGGGGCGACGAGTGAAGCTTGTGCACTTGATGCCATCCCAGAAGATGCCATGATCCTCGACATCGGACCGAAATCCATTGCCGCGTTGAAAGATATTTTGGGTGGCTGCAAGACTTTGGTTTGGAATGGCCCCATGGGCGCATTTGAAATCTCGCCCTTTGATGTCGGCACCAACGCTGTCGCTCAAGAAGCCGCCCGACTGACGAAAGCTGGGACATTGCTCAGTGTCGCAGGCGGCGGCGATACCGTCGCGGCTCTGGCCAACGCCGGCACAGAGAATGATTTCTCTTATATATCGACAGCAGGCGGCGCCTTCTTGGAATGGCTTGAAGGCAAGACCCTGCCGGGTGTCGCGGTATTGCGAAAATAG